A genomic region of Desulfosporosinus sp. Sb-LF contains the following coding sequences:
- a CDS encoding 4Fe-4S dicluster domain-containing protein, with product MQQKGFEIEHCRPNCPKAARHWHDLSEELTLNLNELNLRQTLEKKFTPVHHHHLPKVCLAGCPNGCSHPNIKDFGISGYVFPRITDSPCSGCGACVRSCLERAITMKPNGIIIDNTRCLSCGDCQSICPSGTLTSGESGWTLRYGGRVGRHPKFGKSAGQVSTDQQVVAWIIDTMLRFIKEGHPQERLTHFLER from the coding sequence ATGCAACAAAAAGGATTTGAGATTGAGCATTGCCGCCCAAATTGTCCGAAAGCAGCCCGTCACTGGCACGATTTATCTGAAGAACTGACTTTGAATTTAAATGAGTTAAATTTACGTCAAACGCTTGAAAAAAAGTTTACTCCTGTTCACCATCACCATCTGCCTAAGGTATGTTTGGCTGGATGTCCCAACGGATGTTCACATCCTAATATTAAGGATTTCGGTATTTCCGGATATGTGTTCCCTCGAATTACTGATTCTCCGTGTTCAGGGTGCGGAGCCTGTGTCCGATCTTGTTTAGAAAGGGCCATAACTATGAAACCAAATGGGATAATTATCGACAATACACGGTGCCTGTCTTGTGGAGATTGTCAAAGCATCTGTCCTTCTGGGACACTGACCTCTGGAGAAAGCGGTTGGACATTGCGCTATGGCGGTCGAGTAGGTCGACACCCTAAATTTGGCAAGTCCGCAGGTCAAGTTTCAACAGATCAGCAAGTTGTAGCGTGGATTATAGATACTATGCTACGCTTTATTAAAGAAGGGCATCCACAAGAAAGGTTAACTCACTTCCTTGAACGATAA
- a CDS encoding CBS domain-containing protein, translated as MNVAFFLIPKKDIVYLKETATMRQALERMEYHSYSAVPLINGEGKYVGTITEGDLLWKLKNTPGLTFFNTQDIFLNEVEQHVQNLPVTIDAQMEDLISRAVEQNFVPVVDDQQIFIGIVRRREMIEYYSKQSENNLARINSTTK; from the coding sequence ATGAATGTAGCCTTTTTTCTCATACCAAAAAAAGACATTGTATACTTGAAGGAAACAGCAACAATGCGCCAGGCCCTAGAGAGGATGGAGTATCACAGTTACTCTGCAGTCCCCCTTATTAATGGCGAGGGAAAATATGTTGGAACGATCACTGAAGGAGATTTACTTTGGAAACTTAAAAATACACCTGGATTGACGTTCTTTAATACCCAGGACATTTTTCTTAACGAGGTGGAACAGCATGTTCAGAATTTGCCAGTCACGATCGATGCTCAAATGGAGGACTTAATTTCAAGAGCAGTGGAACAAAATTTTGTCCCAGTGGTTGATGATCAACAGATTTTTATAGGAATTGTTCGCCGGAGAGAAATGATCGAATACTACTCTAAACAATCTGAAAACAATCTTGCGCGCATTAATAGCACAACCAAATAA